One part of the Oceanihabitans sp. IOP_32 genome encodes these proteins:
- the rpsE gene encoding 30S ribosomal protein S5: MFKKYKSAELVKPSGLDLKDRLVGVQRVTKVTKGGRAFGFSAIVVVGDEAGVVGQGLGKSKDVASAIAKAVEDAKKNLVRIPIIKGTLPHEQKGKYGGARVNIIPASPGTGVIAGGAVRTVLEAVGVQDVLSKSQGSSNPHNVVKATFDALLQLRDANTIARDRGITLEQVFNA, encoded by the coding sequence ATGTTTAAAAAATATAAAAGTGCAGAATTAGTAAAACCAAGTGGGCTAGATCTTAAAGATCGTTTAGTTGGTGTACAAAGAGTTACAAAAGTAACTAAAGGTGGTAGAGCATTTGGTTTTTCAGCTATTGTTGTAGTTGGTGATGAGGCTGGTGTTGTAGGACAGGGATTAGGTAAATCTAAGGATGTTGCCAGTGCCATTGCAAAAGCTGTTGAAGACGCTAAGAAAAACTTAGTACGTATTCCAATCATCAAAGGAACTTTACCACACGAACAAAAAGGTAAATACGGCGGAGCTAGAGTAAACATTATTCCTGCCTCTCCTGGTACAGGTGTAATTGCTGGTGGTGCTGTTAGAACAGTGCTAGAGGCAGTTGGCGTGCAAGATGTTTTATCTAAATCTCAAGGATCTTCAAACCCTCATAACGTAGTAAAAGCAACATTTGATGCTTTATTACAATTACGAGATGCAAATACGATAGCAAGAGATAGAGGAATTACACTTGAGCAAGTTTTTAACGCTTAA
- the rplR gene encoding 50S ribosomal protein L18 encodes MALTKNQRRTRIKNRIRKVVSGTETRPRLAVFRSNKEIYAQIVDDVNGKTISAASSRDKDISSAKGNKSEIATLVGKSLAEKALKAGVETIAFDRGGYLYHGRVKSLADGAREAGLKF; translated from the coding sequence ATGGCATTAACAAAGAATCAAAGAAGAACAAGAATAAAAAACAGAATTCGCAAGGTAGTTTCTGGTACAGAAACTAGACCTAGATTAGCTGTTTTTAGAAGTAATAAAGAAATTTATGCTCAAATTGTTGATGATGTGAATGGAAAAACCATTAGTGCAGCATCTTCAAGAGATAAAGATATTAGTTCGGCAAAAGGCAATAAATCTGAAATAGCAACCCTAGTAGGGAAGTCGCTTGCAGAAAAAGCTTTAAAAGCTGGTGTTGAAACTATTGCTTTTGATAGAGGTGGGTATTTATACCACGGAAGAGTAAAATCATTAGCCGACGGCGCTAGAGAAGCCGGACTTAAATTCTAA